One genomic window of Halogeometricum sp. S3BR5-2 includes the following:
- a CDS encoding DUF5518 domain-containing protein: protein MNYRAILYGLAASIVIGLLSGLGLPYTDASLPIIGAGLSGLLAGGIAGYVNRGTMGSDALHGGIATVVGGIIVATFLLVFGTLVAGVFGLAAGVAAFLVVAVTAVPGALGGALGGMLADTGDSERTRPAA from the coding sequence ATGAACTACAGAGCCATCCTATACGGTCTCGCCGCGAGCATCGTCATCGGACTGTTGAGCGGGTTGGGACTGCCGTACACCGATGCGAGCCTCCCGATCATCGGAGCCGGACTCTCCGGCCTCCTCGCGGGCGGCATCGCCGGCTACGTCAACCGCGGAACGATGGGCAGCGACGCCCTGCACGGCGGCATCGCCACCGTCGTCGGCGGCATCATCGTGGCGACGTTCCTGCTCGTGTTCGGGACGCTCGTCGCGGGCGTCTTCGGCCTCGCGGCCGGCGTCGCGGCGTTCCTCGTCGTCGCCGTGACGGCCGTCCCCGGCGCCCTCGGCGGCGCCCTCGGCGGGATGCTGGCCGATACGGGCGACAGCGAACGGACCAGGCCGGCCGCCTGA
- a CDS encoding amidohydrolase family protein, giving the protein MIIEGTILRGRDFEPVEGRVVVEDGEISAVEEASTDSENIVLPAFVNAHTHIGDSIAKEAGSGLSLDELVAPPDGLKHRLLRAASREEKVEAMRRSLRMMAATGTATCIEFREGGVEGVEAIRAAADGLDIDPVVLGRETADAMRASDGFGASGARDAEFADLREATREAGKLFGIHAGERDSLDIDPALDLDPDFAVHMVHPEPSHLDRIEESGVPIVLCPRSNLVTNVGVAPVRELADRTTLALGTDNVMLNSPSMFREMEFLDKLADVSAAEVLRMATVNGAELAGKNYGVVEAGREAKLLVLDGDSDNLAGVKDPVRAVVRRAGQADVRDVLL; this is encoded by the coding sequence ATGATCATCGAGGGGACCATCCTCCGCGGGCGCGACTTCGAACCGGTCGAGGGACGCGTCGTCGTCGAGGACGGCGAGATTTCGGCCGTCGAGGAGGCGAGCACGGATTCCGAGAACATCGTCCTGCCGGCGTTCGTCAACGCGCACACGCACATCGGCGACTCCATCGCCAAGGAGGCGGGGTCGGGGCTGTCGCTGGACGAGTTGGTCGCGCCGCCGGACGGCCTGAAGCACCGACTGCTCCGCGCGGCGAGTCGCGAGGAGAAAGTCGAGGCGATGCGGCGGTCGCTCCGCATGATGGCGGCGACGGGAACCGCGACGTGCATCGAGTTCCGCGAGGGCGGCGTCGAGGGCGTCGAGGCCATCCGCGCGGCCGCGGACGGACTCGACATCGACCCCGTCGTCCTCGGCCGCGAGACGGCCGACGCGATGCGCGCGTCCGACGGCTTCGGCGCCTCGGGCGCCCGGGACGCCGAGTTCGCCGACCTCCGCGAGGCGACGCGCGAGGCGGGAAAGCTGTTCGGCATCCACGCCGGCGAGCGCGATTCGCTCGACATCGACCCCGCCTTGGACCTCGACCCCGACTTCGCCGTCCACATGGTCCACCCCGAACCGTCGCATCTCGATAGAATCGAAGAGAGCGGGGTGCCCATCGTCCTCTGCCCGCGGTCGAACCTCGTCACGAACGTCGGCGTCGCCCCGGTGCGCGAGTTGGCCGACCGGACCACCCTCGCCCTCGGGACGGACAACGTGATGCTCAACTCCCCCTCCATGTTCCGGGAGATGGAGTTCCTCGACAAACTCGCGGACGTCTCCGCCGCCGAAGTGTTGCGGATGGCGACGGTCAACGGCGCCGAGTTGGCGGGGAAGAACTACGGCGTCGTCGAGGCGGGCCGGGAGGCGAAACTGCTCGTCCTCGACGGCGACTCGGACAACCTCGCCGGCGTGAAAGACCCCGTCCGCGCCGTCGTCCGGCGCGCGGGGCAGGCGGACGTGCGCGACGTACTGCTCTGA
- the cofD gene encoding 2-phospho-L-lactate transferase, with the protein MVTFLAGGTGTPKLLDGASEVFDPAETTVVANTGDDVELGGHLVCPDVDTVLFHGGGVLDTERWWGIEGDTTATDDELHRLADAAGLDDGPRYLRDEAQVSGRDIARWRRFSGVAEFMEIGDRDRAVHVTRTSLLDEGDALTEVTRTLADAFGLEIELLPMSDDPVATVVHTDEGTMHFQAYWVHRRAEPAVEEVEFRGAGDAEPTGAVLDALADPVVVGPSNPVTSLGPMLAMDAFRNALESTPVVAVSPFVEDRVFSGPAAKLMDGVGLDPSTRGVADAYPFADAFVLDSADGTELDRPVVRTDTEMNGPEDAARVARAVDSALADVGAEASR; encoded by the coding sequence ATGGTCACGTTTCTCGCCGGGGGGACGGGCACCCCGAAACTGCTCGACGGCGCGAGCGAGGTGTTCGACCCCGCGGAGACGACGGTGGTCGCCAACACCGGCGACGACGTCGAACTCGGGGGACACCTCGTCTGCCCGGACGTCGACACCGTCCTGTTCCACGGCGGCGGCGTCCTCGACACCGAGCGCTGGTGGGGCATCGAGGGCGACACGACGGCGACGGACGACGAACTCCACCGCCTCGCCGACGCCGCCGGCCTCGACGACGGCCCGCGCTACCTCCGCGACGAGGCGCAGGTCTCCGGGAGAGACATCGCCCGCTGGCGCCGCTTCTCCGGCGTCGCCGAGTTCATGGAAATCGGAGACCGGGACCGAGCGGTCCACGTCACCCGCACGTCCCTCCTCGACGAGGGGGACGCGCTCACCGAGGTGACGCGGACGCTCGCGGACGCGTTCGGTCTCGAAATCGAGTTACTTCCGATGTCGGACGACCCCGTCGCCACCGTCGTCCACACCGACGAGGGGACGATGCACTTTCAGGCGTACTGGGTCCACCGCCGCGCCGAACCCGCCGTCGAGGAGGTGGAGTTCCGCGGGGCGGGCGACGCCGAACCCACCGGGGCCGTCCTCGACGCCCTCGCCGACCCCGTCGTCGTCGGCCCGTCGAACCCCGTCACCAGCCTCGGGCCGATGCTGGCGATGGACGCCTTCCGGAACGCCCTCGAATCGACGCCCGTCGTCGCCGTCTCGCCGTTCGTCGAGGACCGCGTGTTCTCCGGGCCGGCGGCGAAACTGATGGACGGCGTGGGTCTCGACCCCTCCACCCGCGGCGTCGCCGACGCCTACCCGTTCGCCGACGCGTTCGTCCTCGACTCGGCGGACGGCACCGAGTTGGACCGACCCGTCGTCAGGACGGACACGGAGATGAACGGCCCCGAGGACGCCGCGCGCGTCGCCCGCGCCGTCGACTCGGCGCTGGCGGACGTCGGGGCGGAGGCGTCCCGATGA
- a CDS encoding universal stress protein, producing MMYQRILVPTDGSAGSARVLEHAVGLAAVHGATVHALYVINSGSFAGLPMESSWEGLDEMLRSDAEAAMEEVRAVAADAGVPVETTVAEGTPSREIVRFAEQEGCDLVVMGTHGRGGIDRLLLGSVAEKVVRASEVPVLTVRVGDVSTAEGAKEDAAAESDVETESEADADAETGVEAD from the coding sequence ATGATGTACCAGCGTATCCTCGTCCCGACCGACGGTTCGGCCGGGTCCGCGCGCGTCCTCGAACACGCCGTCGGACTCGCGGCCGTCCACGGCGCGACCGTCCACGCGCTGTACGTCATCAACAGCGGGAGCTTCGCCGGCCTCCCGATGGAGTCCTCGTGGGAGGGGTTGGACGAGATGCTGCGCTCGGACGCCGAAGCGGCGATGGAGGAGGTTCGCGCCGTCGCCGCGGACGCGGGCGTCCCCGTCGAGACGACGGTCGCCGAGGGGACGCCGAGCCGCGAGATAGTCCGGTTCGCGGAGCAGGAGGGCTGCGACCTCGTCGTGATGGGGACGCACGGTCGCGGCGGAATCGACCGCCTGCTCCTCGGCAGCGTCGCGGAGAAGGTCGTCCGCGCCTCGGAGGTGCCGGTGCTCACCGTACGGGTGGGTGATGTCTCGACGGCGGAGGGGGCGAAAGAGGACGCGGCGGCCGAGTCGGACGTCGAAACGGAGTCCGAGGCCGACGCGGACGCCGAGACGGGCGTCGAAGCGGACTAA
- a CDS encoding DUF447 domain-containing protein, whose protein sequence is MSGPEPEGAADGWPVALRGVTESVVTTLGPNDRWNVAALGLRAPEEPGDVVTATTWGNTRTRRNFHRRGGGVVQFVSDPREFVSAAMTVREEDDPVLDAAHAWVEVEARRVDGGERGGTRWEQWELRPAESRVVSETVPLINRGFAAVIDATVAASRLDVPAYDTDELLSRLEYFADTVERCGGPAEKEAFETIDAVSGWRDRP, encoded by the coding sequence GTGAGCGGTCCGGAACCGGAGGGGGCGGCCGACGGGTGGCCCGTCGCCCTCCGCGGCGTCACCGAGTCGGTGGTGACGACGCTCGGTCCGAACGACCGCTGGAACGTCGCCGCCCTCGGCCTGCGCGCCCCCGAGGAACCGGGAGACGTGGTGACGGCGACGACGTGGGGGAACACGCGGACGCGGCGGAACTTCCACCGGCGCGGCGGCGGCGTCGTTCAGTTCGTCTCGGACCCCCGCGAGTTCGTCTCGGCGGCCATGACCGTCCGCGAGGAGGACGACCCGGTCCTCGACGCCGCGCACGCGTGGGTCGAAGTGGAAGCCCGGCGCGTCGACGGCGGCGAACGCGGCGGCACGCGCTGGGAACAGTGGGAACTCCGGCCCGCCGAGTCGCGCGTCGTCTCCGAGACGGTTCCCCTCATCAACCGCGGGTTCGCCGCCGTGATAGACGCCACCGTCGCGGCGTCGCGCCTCGACGTGCCGGCGTACGACACCGACGAACTGCTCTCTCGGCTCGAGTACTTCGCGGACACCGTCGAACGGTGCGGCGGCCCGGCGGAGAAGGAGGCGTTCGAGACGATAGACGCGGTATCGGGCTGGCGGGACCGGCCGTAG
- a CDS encoding triphosphoribosyl-dephospho-CoA synthase: MSGASERPSPRTPAENAQLALLLDVAGTPKPGNVDRARDLSDLRFEHFLAGAVGSGEGLRRAEAGAPVGVAFERAVRGMRHQEGGNTQFGCLLLLVPLVRAAAAGNLSPDGVTEIVESTTVADAADFYRAFEHVDVAVDDPPEDLSDLDVRRGSDAVPTLRERGLTLSEVMAASEGDGNAAEWTDGFAGTFETAEAIRADDGPAPDRIARAFVDRLADEGDTLVRTKHGPETAAEVRRRAAEARGDEGRVAELAEEFVAEGINPGTTADLVCAAAFVALERGLSV; the protein is encoded by the coding sequence GTGAGCGGCGCGTCCGAGCGTCCGAGTCCCCGCACCCCCGCCGAGAACGCCCAACTCGCGCTCCTACTGGACGTCGCCGGGACGCCGAAACCCGGCAACGTCGACCGCGCGCGCGACCTCTCGGACCTCCGGTTCGAACACTTCCTCGCGGGCGCCGTGGGGTCGGGCGAGGGCCTCCGCCGGGCCGAGGCGGGCGCCCCCGTCGGCGTCGCCTTCGAACGCGCCGTGCGCGGGATGCGCCACCAGGAGGGCGGCAACACGCAGTTCGGCTGTCTGCTGCTCCTCGTCCCCCTCGTGCGCGCGGCGGCCGCGGGAAACCTCTCGCCCGACGGAGTCACCGAAATCGTCGAGTCGACCACCGTCGCGGACGCCGCGGACTTCTACCGGGCGTTCGAGCACGTCGACGTGGCCGTCGACGACCCGCCGGAGGACCTCTCGGACCTCGACGTCCGCCGCGGGAGCGACGCGGTACCGACGCTCCGCGAGCGAGGGTTGACCCTGTCCGAGGTGATGGCCGCCAGCGAGGGCGACGGCAACGCCGCGGAGTGGACGGACGGCTTCGCCGGCACGTTCGAGACGGCGGAGGCCATCCGCGCGGACGACGGCCCCGCGCCGGACCGAATCGCGCGCGCGTTCGTCGACCGCCTCGCCGACGAGGGGGACACCCTCGTGCGGACGAAGCACGGCCCCGAGACGGCCGCCGAGGTGCGCCGCCGGGCGGCCGAGGCCCGGGGCGACGAGGGGAGAGTGGCCGAACTGGCCGAGGAGTTCGTCGCGGAGGGTATCAACCCCGGAACGACGGCCGACCTCGTCTGCGCGGCGGCGTTCGTCGCCCTCGAACGGGGGTTGTCGGTGTGA
- a CDS encoding biotin--[acetyl-CoA-carboxylase] ligase codes for MNETRRALLDALAGGPTTGPALASELGISRAAVWKQVEALREEGFGVESGEGGYRVTDVPEYGAAALAFGLDAPYAVEYHDRIGSTNDRGRELAPEGASDVVVVAGEQTGSRGRLRREWTAPAGGLWASLVLRPEIPPAHAPLYTLAAAVAVTRAAREAGVDASIKWPNDVLVNEVNENTSDESDGVPVSETNEADAESDRGGRKLAGVLTEMEGEADRVSWVVVGIGANVNVDAADLPAGATSVREEAGDADLRVFCQRVLETFADLVADPDSVLPAWREHAATLGRYVRVETPGGVVEGEAVDVRTPGALVVRTDEGERVVHAGDCEHLRPARSEGK; via the coding sequence ATGAACGAGACGCGCCGCGCCCTCCTCGACGCCCTCGCCGGGGGGCCGACGACGGGGCCGGCCCTCGCCTCGGAGTTGGGTATCTCCCGCGCCGCCGTCTGGAAGCAGGTCGAGGCCCTCCGCGAGGAGGGGTTCGGCGTCGAGAGCGGCGAGGGGGGTTACCGCGTCACCGACGTGCCCGAGTACGGCGCGGCGGCCCTCGCGTTCGGCCTCGACGCCCCCTACGCGGTGGAGTACCACGACCGAATCGGCAGCACGAACGACCGGGGACGCGAACTCGCCCCCGAAGGCGCCTCGGACGTCGTCGTCGTCGCCGGCGAACAGACCGGGAGCAGGGGTCGACTCCGCCGCGAGTGGACCGCCCCCGCCGGCGGCCTCTGGGCGAGCCTCGTCCTCCGACCCGAGATTCCGCCGGCGCACGCTCCCCTCTACACGCTCGCCGCCGCCGTCGCCGTCACACGGGCGGCGCGCGAGGCGGGAGTGGACGCGTCGATAAAGTGGCCGAACGACGTTCTCGTGAACGAAGTGAACGAGAACACATCGGACGAGTCCGATGGAGTCCCCGTGAGTGAAACGAACGAGGCCGACGCCGAATCCGACCGCGGCGGCCGCAAACTCGCCGGCGTCCTCACCGAGATGGAGGGGGAAGCGGACAGGGTGTCGTGGGTCGTCGTCGGCATCGGCGCGAACGTCAACGTCGACGCCGCCGACCTTCCGGCGGGGGCGACGAGCGTCCGCGAGGAGGCCGGCGACGCGGACTTACGGGTGTTCTGCCAGCGCGTCTTAGAGACGTTCGCGGACTTGGTTGCCGACCCCGATTCCGTCCTCCCGGCGTGGCGCGAACACGCCGCGACGCTCGGGCGGTACGTGCGCGTCGAGACGCCGGGCGGCGTCGTCGAGGGCGAGGCCGTCGACGTGCGAACGCCCGGTGCGCTCGTCGTACGGACCGACGAGGGCGAACGCGTCGTCCACGCGGGCGACTGCGAGCACCTCCGGCCCGCGCGGTCCGAGGGGAAGTAG
- a CDS encoding tRNA-dihydrouridine synthase, translating into MTSDANFDFEPRLALASLSGESDAAWARAAASHAGMAFLGGVSLDEESRDAARELVARDRNEFLPDDPLAFVTGELDALADAEIRVGVNVRSATVDPVREAARLCADRGAVLEVNAHCRQDELRAVGCGETLLRDTDRLCEYVAAAADEGATVGAKVRAEVDGVDLAETAARLAEAGASLIHVDAMDSEDVVAEVAETPLFVVANNEVRGRESVHEYLAHGADAVSVGRPSTDPRVLRRVRRAVDGWFDGERAGESGSKTAPDASEGRP; encoded by the coding sequence ATGACCTCGGACGCGAACTTCGACTTCGAACCGCGCCTCGCCCTCGCCAGCCTCAGCGGCGAGAGCGACGCCGCGTGGGCGCGGGCGGCCGCCTCTCACGCCGGGATGGCGTTCCTCGGCGGTGTCAGTCTGGACGAGGAGAGCAGGGACGCGGCGCGGGAACTCGTCGCGCGCGACCGCAACGAGTTCCTGCCCGACGACCCCCTCGCGTTCGTCACCGGGGAACTCGACGCCCTCGCGGACGCGGAGATACGGGTCGGCGTCAACGTCCGAAGCGCGACGGTCGACCCGGTGCGCGAGGCCGCCCGCCTCTGCGCGGACCGCGGCGCCGTCCTCGAAGTGAACGCCCACTGCCGGCAGGACGAACTCCGCGCCGTCGGGTGCGGCGAGACGCTTCTGCGCGACACCGACAGACTGTGCGAGTACGTCGCCGCCGCCGCCGACGAGGGGGCGACGGTCGGAGCGAAAGTCCGCGCCGAAGTCGACGGCGTCGACCTCGCGGAGACGGCGGCGCGACTCGCCGAGGCGGGCGCCTCGCTGATACACGTCGACGCGATGGACTCCGAGGACGTCGTCGCCGAGGTGGCCGAGACCCCCCTGTTCGTCGTCGCCAACAACGAGGTGCGAGGCCGAGAGAGCGTCCACGAGTACCTCGCGCACGGCGCGGACGCGGTGAGCGTCGGCCGGCCGAGCACCGACCCGCGCGTCCTCCGTCGCGTCCGGCGGGCGGTCGACGGCTGGTTCGACGGGGAGCGAGCGGGCGAGTCGGGGTCGAAGACGGCCCCCGACGCCTCGGAGGGCCGACCGTGA
- a CDS encoding sugar O-acetyltransferase, whose protein sequence is MPSETETETEKEKMLAGEPYDPMDSTLVEERRAARRLTEEYNATGVDEDEYRESILRDLFGAVGENPLVEPTFKCDYGYNVRVGDRFFANFDCVILDVCPVEFGDDCMLAPGVHVYTATHPLDAAERVAGEEYGKPVTVGDRVWFGGRAVVNPGVTIGDDSVVASGAVVTRDVPAEVVVQGNPAEVVKEL, encoded by the coding sequence ATGCCCTCCGAGACGGAGACGGAGACGGAGAAAGAGAAGATGCTCGCGGGGGAGCCGTACGACCCGATGGATTCGACGTTGGTCGAAGAGCGCCGCGCGGCGCGTCGGCTGACCGAGGAGTACAACGCGACGGGCGTCGACGAGGACGAGTACCGGGAGTCAATCCTGAGAGACCTCTTCGGCGCCGTCGGCGAGAACCCGCTCGTCGAACCGACGTTCAAGTGCGACTACGGCTACAACGTCCGCGTCGGCGACCGCTTCTTCGCCAACTTCGACTGCGTGATACTCGACGTCTGCCCCGTCGAGTTCGGCGACGACTGCATGCTCGCGCCCGGCGTCCACGTCTACACCGCGACGCACCCCCTCGACGCCGCCGAACGGGTCGCCGGCGAGGAGTACGGCAAGCCCGTCACCGTCGGCGACAGAGTGTGGTTCGGCGGCCGGGCCGTCGTCAACCCCGGCGTCACTATCGGCGACGACAGCGTCGTCGCCTCGGGCGCCGTCGTCACCCGCGACGTGCCCGCGGAGGTTGTCGTGCAGGGCAACCCCGCCGAAGTCGTCAAGGAACTCTGA
- a CDS encoding HD domain-containing protein: MTTIKDSVHDHIEVEGVAEALLDTEEVQRLRHIKQLGTVQLVYPSANHTRFEHSLGVYHLASRALDHLGIEGVQAERIRAASLLHDVGHGPYSHNVESVTHRHTGKYHDDVHELIAEGAVGRVLRDHDLNPDTIADLVAGEGKYGQLVSGELDVDRMDYLVRDAHHTGVPYGTIDHERLIRELTFVDGELVLDEGNVQTAESLLLARALMNPTVYQHHVARISKAMLRRASERLLRQPDLTADRLRRMDDHDLVAALRMTPETSAFAERLASRDLYKRAVWAEMDAVPDDVIDADHTVYRDFEAAVADRVGIDPGSVIVDVPPRPSMTESTTRVMVSGEIRRLGKQSPLVSALRTAQSQQWRFGVYAPADETAAVGRAAVEEMGLDIDGALVSDVRHGVNATLDEFAE; encoded by the coding sequence ATGACGACCATCAAGGACAGCGTCCACGACCACATCGAGGTCGAGGGCGTCGCCGAGGCCCTCCTCGACACGGAGGAGGTGCAACGGCTCCGGCACATCAAGCAGTTGGGGACGGTGCAACTCGTCTACCCGTCGGCGAACCACACGCGGTTCGAGCACTCGCTGGGCGTCTACCACCTCGCCTCCCGCGCCCTCGACCACCTCGGCATCGAGGGCGTGCAGGCCGAGCGAATCCGCGCCGCCTCCCTCCTCCACGACGTGGGGCACGGCCCGTACAGCCACAACGTCGAGAGCGTCACCCACCGCCACACCGGCAAGTACCACGACGACGTGCACGAACTCATCGCCGAGGGCGCGGTGGGGCGGGTCCTCCGCGACCACGACCTGAACCCGGACACCATCGCGGACCTCGTGGCCGGCGAGGGGAAGTACGGCCAACTGGTGTCGGGGGAGTTGGACGTCGACCGGATGGACTACCTCGTCCGCGACGCCCACCACACCGGCGTCCCCTACGGCACCATCGACCACGAACGGCTGATTCGGGAACTCACCTTCGTCGACGGCGAACTCGTCCTCGACGAGGGGAACGTCCAGACCGCGGAGTCGCTCCTCCTCGCCCGCGCGCTGATGAACCCGACCGTCTACCAGCACCACGTCGCTCGCATCTCGAAGGCGATGCTCAGGCGGGCGAGCGAGCGACTCCTGCGGCAACCCGACCTCACGGCCGACAGACTCCGCCGCATGGACGACCACGACCTCGTCGCCGCCCTCCGCATGACGCCCGAGACGAGCGCGTTCGCCGAGCGTCTCGCCAGCCGCGACCTGTACAAGCGGGCGGTGTGGGCCGAGATGGACGCCGTCCCCGACGACGTTATCGACGCCGACCACACCGTCTACCGCGACTTCGAGGCGGCCGTCGCGGACCGCGTCGGAATCGACCCCGGGTCGGTCATCGTCGACGTGCCCCCGCGGCCGTCGATGACCGAGTCGACCACCCGGGTGATGGTCAGCGGCGAGATACGACGGCTCGGCAAGCAGTCGCCGCTCGTCTCCGCCCTCAGGACCGCGCAGAGCCAGCAGTGGCGCTTCGGCGTCTACGCGCCCGCGGATGAGACGGCCGCCGTCGGCCGCGCCGCCGTCGAGGAGATGGGCCTCGACATCGACGGCGCCCTCGTCTCGGACGTCCGCCACGGCGTCAACGCGACGCTGGACGAGTTCGCGGAGTGA